The Sebastes fasciatus isolate fSebFas1 chromosome 4, fSebFas1.pri, whole genome shotgun sequence genome window below encodes:
- the LOC141766346 gene encoding uncharacterized protein LOC141766346 isoform X1 — protein sequence MSAVQKLREFVNERLTAAAEEIFRVYETTIVEYEEEIDRQRRLLDVVWKPEIQLNRLELPQQHVCKEEEDEVLADQQLCIQERNSSLDQEDPEPPQIKEEQEELCIIMFTPTKEESDHSEDQTLDFSIDETQSVVEEKPFSYISVKSSVVSEPNSDQQLLSHNSYKAESQDQTGVKPGDSGSTRNAESKQQNQHHNSNSHTNDAYSPTTSKIHSNTHTGEKTFKCDTCEKVFKKKSHLQVHLRIHTGEKPYTCRTCGKDFRCTSSLKGHMKVHMDERPYTCKTCGKDFKLNNSLKLHMRIHTDEKPYSCKTCGKRVRYSSALTRHMRVHTGEKPYTCRTCGKDFRCTSSLKGHMKIHIDERPYTCKTCGKDFKFNTSLKVHMRIHTGERPYTCKTCGKDFKRSGSLKVHMRTHTGEKPYLCKACGNRFSEATKLTEHMRIHTGEKPYTCRTCGKDFRCIGNLKNHMKIHGDERPYTCKTCGKDFKFNTLLKVHMRIHTGERPYTCKTCGKDFQRSTHLNRHMRTHTDEKPYLCKACGKRFRVAIVLTRHMRTHTDEKPYICKTCEKAFTRNSSLIAHMRIHTGEKP from the exons TTTGGAAACCTGAAATACAGTTAAACAGACTAG agctcccacagcaacatgtctgtaaggaggaggaggatgaggttctcgctgaccagcagctctgtattcaggagaggaactccagtctggaccaagaggacccagagcctccacagattaaagaggaacaggaggaactctgcatCATTATGTTCACTCCTACTAAGGAGGAAAGTGACCACAGTGAAGATCAGACTCTGGACTTTAGTATCGATGAAACTCAGAGTGTGGTGGAGGAAAAGCCTTTCAGCTACATTTCAGTTAAAAGCTCTGTAGTATCAGAACCAAACAGtgaccagcagctcctctctcacAACTCTTACAAAGCTGAGAGCCAAGATCAGACAGGAGTCAAGCCtggagactcaggatcaactagaAATGCAGAGTCAAAACAACAGAACCAACATCACAACAGCAACAGTCACACCAACGATGCATATAGTCCTACTACGTCAAAGATTCACTCTAATactcacacaggtgagaagacTTTCAAATGTGACACGTGTGAGAAAgtttttaagaaaaagtcaCATTTGCAGGTACATCTGAGAATCCACACCGGTGAGAAGCCGTATACTTGTagaacatgtgggaaagatttcagatGTACTAGTAGCTTGAAAGGCCACATGAAAGTCCACATGGATGAGAGGCCGtatacttgcaaaacatgtgggaaagattttaaattgaataattcCTTGAAACtccacatgagaatccacacagatgagaagccatattcttgcaaaacatgtgggaaaagagTCAGATACAGTTCAGCATTGACAAGGCATATGAGagtccacacaggtgagaagccgtatacTTGTagaacatgtgggaaagatttcagatGTACTAGTAGCTTGAAAGGCCACATGAAAATCCACATAGATGAGAGGCCGtatacttgcaaaacatgtgggaaagattttaaatttaataCTTCCTTGAAAGtccacatgagaatccacacaggtgagaggccgtatacttgcaaaacatgtgggaaagatttcaaaAGAAGTGGTAGCTTgaaagtccacatgagaactcacacCGGTGAGAAGCCTTATCTTTGCAAAGCCTGCGGGAATAGATTCAGTGAAGCTACAAAATTGACAGAGCATATGAGgatccacacaggtgagaagccgtatacTTGTagaacatgtgggaaagatttcagatGTATCGGTAACTTGAAaaatcacatgaaaatccacggagatgagaggccgtatacttgcaaaacatgtgggaaagattttaaatttaataCTCTCTTGAAAGtccacatgagaatccacacaggtgagaggccgtatacttgcaaaacatgtgggaaagatttccaAAGAAGTACTCACTTGAATagacacatgagaactcacacCGATGAGAAGCCTTATCTTTGCAAAGCCTGCGGGAAAAGATTCCGTGTAGCTATCGTATTGACGAGGCATATGAGAACTCACACAGATGAGAAGCCGTAtatttgcaaaacatgtgagaaaGCTTTCACTCGTAACAGCTCATTGATTGCccacatgagaatccacacaggtgagaagccgtaa
- the LOC141766353 gene encoding uncharacterized protein LOC141766353 isoform X2, which yields MSAVQKLREFVNERLTAAAEEIFRVYETTIVEYEEEIDRQRRLLDVVWKPEIQLNRLELPQQHVCKEEEEEEVLAGRQLCIQERISSLDQEDPEPPQIKEEQEELCTSEEGEQLVLKQETDAFMLTPTYEESDHSEDQTLDFSIDETQSAVEEKPLSYISVKSSVVSEPNSDQQLLSHNSYKAESQDQKGGKPGDSGSTRYAEPKQQNQHHNSNSHTNNVYSPNMSMIHCNTHTADCCHGYQTVAMDAALISVHIEMTHCFYFKQ from the exons ATGTCTGCAGTTCAGAAGTTGAGAGAGTTTGTCAACGagcgactaactgctgctgctgaagagatATTCAGAGTTTATGAAACAACTATCGTCGAGTACGAGGAAGAGATTGATCGTCAGCGCAGACTGCTGGATGTCGTTTGGAAACCTGAAATACAGTTAAACAGACTAG agctcccacagcaacatgtctgtaaggaggaggaggaggaggaggttctcGCTGGCCggcagctctgtattcaggagaggatctccagtctggaccaagaggacccagagcctccacagattaaagaggaacaggaggaactctgcaccagtgaggagggagagcagcttgtactgaagcaggagactgatgcctttatgttgactcctaCTTATGAGGAAAGTGACCACAGTGAAGATCAGACTCTGGACTTTAGTATCGATGAAACTCAGAGTGCGGTGGAGGAAAAGCCTTTAAGCTACATTTCAGTTAAAAGCTCTGTAGTATCAGAACCAAACAGtgaccagcagctcctctctcacAACTCTTACAAAGCTGAGAGCCAAGATCAGAAAGGAGGCAAGCCtggagactcaggatcaactagaTATGCAGAGCCAAAACAACAGAACCAACATCACAACAGCAACAGTCACACTAACAATGTATATAGCCCTAATATGTCAATGATTCACTGTAATACTCACACAG cagactgttgccatggatatcagaccgttgctatggacgcagctcTGATCTCTGTTCACATCGAGATGACACATTGTTTTTACTTTaagcaataa
- the LOC141766353 gene encoding uncharacterized protein LOC141766353 isoform X3, translating to MSAVQKLREFVNERLTAAAEEIFRVYETTIVEYEEEIDRQRRLLDVVWKPEIQLNRLELPQQHVCKEEEEEEVLAGRQLCIQERISSLDQEDPEPPQIKEEQEELCTSEEGEQLVLKQETDAFMLTPTYEESDHSEDQTLDFSIDETQSAVEEKPLSYISVKSSVVSEPNSDQQLLSHNSYKAESQDQKGGKPGDSGSTRYAEPKQQNQHHNSNSHTNNVYSPNMSMIHCNTHTDCCHGYQTVAMDAALISVHIEMTHCFYFKQ from the exons ATGTCTGCAGTTCAGAAGTTGAGAGAGTTTGTCAACGagcgactaactgctgctgctgaagagatATTCAGAGTTTATGAAACAACTATCGTCGAGTACGAGGAAGAGATTGATCGTCAGCGCAGACTGCTGGATGTCGTTTGGAAACCTGAAATACAGTTAAACAGACTAG agctcccacagcaacatgtctgtaaggaggaggaggaggaggaggttctcGCTGGCCggcagctctgtattcaggagaggatctccagtctggaccaagaggacccagagcctccacagattaaagaggaacaggaggaactctgcaccagtgaggagggagagcagcttgtactgaagcaggagactgatgcctttatgttgactcctaCTTATGAGGAAAGTGACCACAGTGAAGATCAGACTCTGGACTTTAGTATCGATGAAACTCAGAGTGCGGTGGAGGAAAAGCCTTTAAGCTACATTTCAGTTAAAAGCTCTGTAGTATCAGAACCAAACAGtgaccagcagctcctctctcacAACTCTTACAAAGCTGAGAGCCAAGATCAGAAAGGAGGCAAGCCtggagactcaggatcaactagaTATGCAGAGCCAAAACAACAGAACCAACATCACAACAGCAACAGTCACACTAACAATGTATATAGCCCTAATATGTCAATGATTCACTGTAATACTCACACAG actgttgccatggatatcagaccgttgctatggacgcagctcTGATCTCTGTTCACATCGAGATGACACATTGTTTTTACTTTaagcaataa
- the LOC141766353 gene encoding uncharacterized protein LOC141766353 isoform X5 → MSAVQKLREFVNERLTAAAEEIFRVYETTIVEYEEEIDRQRRLLDVVWKPEIQLNRLELPQQHVCKEEEEEEVLAGRQLCIQERISSLDQEDPEPPQIKEEQEELCTSEEGEQLVLKQETDAFMLTPTYEESDHSEDQTLDFSIDETQSAVEEKPLSYISVKSSVVSEPNSDQQLLSHNSYKAESQDQKGGKPGDSGSTRYAEPKQQNQHHNSNSHTNNTVAMDIRPLLWTQL, encoded by the exons ATGTCTGCAGTTCAGAAGTTGAGAGAGTTTGTCAACGagcgactaactgctgctgctgaagagatATTCAGAGTTTATGAAACAACTATCGTCGAGTACGAGGAAGAGATTGATCGTCAGCGCAGACTGCTGGATGTCGTTTGGAAACCTGAAATACAGTTAAACAGACTAG agctcccacagcaacatgtctgtaaggaggaggaggaggaggaggttctcGCTGGCCggcagctctgtattcaggagaggatctccagtctggaccaagaggacccagagcctccacagattaaagaggaacaggaggaactctgcaccagtgaggagggagagcagcttgtactgaagcaggagactgatgcctttatgttgactcctaCTTATGAGGAAAGTGACCACAGTGAAGATCAGACTCTGGACTTTAGTATCGATGAAACTCAGAGTGCGGTGGAGGAAAAGCCTTTAAGCTACATTTCAGTTAAAAGCTCTGTAGTATCAGAACCAAACAGtgaccagcagctcctctctcacAACTCTTACAAAGCTGAGAGCCAAGATCAGAAAGGAGGCAAGCCtggagactcaggatcaactagaTATGCAGAGCCAAAACAACAGAACCAACATCACAACAGCAACAGTCACACTAACAAT actgttgccatggatatcagaccgttgctatggacgcagctcTGA
- the LOC141766353 gene encoding uncharacterized protein LOC141766353 isoform X4 produces the protein MSAVQKLREFVNERLTAAAEEIFRVYETTIVEYEEEIDRQRRLLDVVWKPEIQLNRLELPQQHVCKEEEEEEVLAGRQLCIQERISSLDQEDPEPPQIKEEQEELCTSEEGEQLVLKQETDAFMLTPTYEESDHSEDQTLDFSIDETQSAVEEKPLSYISVKSSVVSEPNSDQQLLSHNSYKAESQDQKGGKPGDSGSTRYAEPKQQNQHHNSNSHTNNQTVAMDIRPLLWTQL, from the exons ATGTCTGCAGTTCAGAAGTTGAGAGAGTTTGTCAACGagcgactaactgctgctgctgaagagatATTCAGAGTTTATGAAACAACTATCGTCGAGTACGAGGAAGAGATTGATCGTCAGCGCAGACTGCTGGATGTCGTTTGGAAACCTGAAATACAGTTAAACAGACTAG agctcccacagcaacatgtctgtaaggaggaggaggaggaggaggttctcGCTGGCCggcagctctgtattcaggagaggatctccagtctggaccaagaggacccagagcctccacagattaaagaggaacaggaggaactctgcaccagtgaggagggagagcagcttgtactgaagcaggagactgatgcctttatgttgactcctaCTTATGAGGAAAGTGACCACAGTGAAGATCAGACTCTGGACTTTAGTATCGATGAAACTCAGAGTGCGGTGGAGGAAAAGCCTTTAAGCTACATTTCAGTTAAAAGCTCTGTAGTATCAGAACCAAACAGtgaccagcagctcctctctcacAACTCTTACAAAGCTGAGAGCCAAGATCAGAAAGGAGGCAAGCCtggagactcaggatcaactagaTATGCAGAGCCAAAACAACAGAACCAACATCACAACAGCAACAGTCACACTAACAAT cagactgttgccatggatatcagaccgttgctatggacgcagctcTGA
- the LOC141766353 gene encoding uncharacterized protein LOC141766353 isoform X1 — MSAVQKLREFVNERLTAAAEEIFRVYETTIVEYEEEIDRQRRLLDVVWKPEIQLNRLELPQQHVCKEEEEEEVLAGRQLCIQERISSLDQEDPEPPQIKEEQEELCTSEEGEQLVLKQETDAFMLTPTYEESDHSEDQTLDFSIDETQSAVEEKPLSYISVKSSVVSEPNSDQQLLSHNSYKAESQDQKGGKPGDSGSTRYAEPKQQNQHHNSNSHTNNVYSPNMSMIHCNTHTGENSFNCDTYEKAFKNKSHLQAHLIIHTGERPYSCETCGETFSSSGYLKVHMRTHTGEKPYTCKTCGKRFRDSSALTRHMRIHTGEKPYTCKTCERAFRCSSHLKDHMKIHTGAKPYTCKTCGKRFSDNSSLTRHMRIHTGEKPYTCKTCERAFRFSSNLKDHMKTHTGEKLNHCSTEDPVLVTPDTGFFYL; from the exons ATGTCTGCAGTTCAGAAGTTGAGAGAGTTTGTCAACGagcgactaactgctgctgctgaagagatATTCAGAGTTTATGAAACAACTATCGTCGAGTACGAGGAAGAGATTGATCGTCAGCGCAGACTGCTGGATGTCGTTTGGAAACCTGAAATACAGTTAAACAGACTAG agctcccacagcaacatgtctgtaaggaggaggaggaggaggaggttctcGCTGGCCggcagctctgtattcaggagaggatctccagtctggaccaagaggacccagagcctccacagattaaagaggaacaggaggaactctgcaccagtgaggagggagagcagcttgtactgaagcaggagactgatgcctttatgttgactcctaCTTATGAGGAAAGTGACCACAGTGAAGATCAGACTCTGGACTTTAGTATCGATGAAACTCAGAGTGCGGTGGAGGAAAAGCCTTTAAGCTACATTTCAGTTAAAAGCTCTGTAGTATCAGAACCAAACAGtgaccagcagctcctctctcacAACTCTTACAAAGCTGAGAGCCAAGATCAGAAAGGAGGCAAGCCtggagactcaggatcaactagaTATGCAGAGCCAAAACAACAGAACCAACATCACAACAGCAACAGTCACACTAACAATGTATATAGCCCTAATATGTCAATGATTCACTGTAATACTCACACAGGTGAGAATTCTTTCAATTGTGACACGTATGAGAAAGCTTTTAAGAATAAATCACATTTGCAGGCACATCTGATAATACACACAGGTGAGAGGCCATATTCTTGCGAAACATGTGGGGAGACTTTCAGTAGTAGCGGTTACTTGAAAGTCCATATGAGAACTCACACGGGTGAGAAGCCATAtacatgcaaaacatgtgggaaaagattcagaGACAGTTCAGCATTGACGAGGCAtatgagaatccacacaggtgagaagccgtatacttgtaaaacatgtgagaGAGCTTTCAGATGTAGCAGTCACTTGAAAGACCACATGAAAATCCACACAGGTGCAAAGCCGTATacctgcaaaacatgtgggaaaagattcagtGATAATTCATCATTGACAAGGCAtatgagaatccacacaggtgagaagccgtatacttgcaaaacatgtgagagAGCTTTCAGGTTCAGCAGTAACTTGAAAGACCACATGAAAACTCATACAGGTGAAAAGCTGAATCACTGCAGCACAGAGGATCCAGTTTTAGTCACACCCGATACAGGTTTTTTTTATCTATAG